The following are encoded in a window of Candidatus Babeliales bacterium genomic DNA:
- a CDS encoding crossover junction endodeoxyribonuclease RuvC, translating to MVILGIDPGFRYAGFGILKKEGRQALLLDYGHLTMSSSDSLVERVGIFHQFFDEKVKTWGVTVIALETPFLGKNAQNFLKLGYLRGILYLLAHQHKTTLQEFAPCEVKQSVTGFGGATKDQVARVVLQLFPGMEVPKKEDVTDALAVTLCGLWSSN from the coding sequence GTGGTAATTCTTGGCATTGATCCAGGCTTTAGATATGCAGGATTTGGTATTTTAAAGAAAGAAGGACGACAAGCCCTTCTTCTTGATTATGGTCATCTTACCATGTCATCATCTGATAGCCTTGTTGAAAGAGTTGGTATTTTTCATCAATTTTTTGATGAAAAAGTTAAGACATGGGGCGTTACAGTAATTGCACTTGAAACTCCATTTTTAGGTAAAAACGCTCAAAACTTTCTTAAACTTGGTTATTTGCGTGGCATACTGTATCTTCTGGCTCATCAACACAAAACAACACTACAAGAATTTGCACCATGTGAAGTAAAGCAATCGGTTACTGGTTTTGGTGGTGCAACAAAAGATCAGGTTGCGCGTGTCGTTTTACAATTATTTCCTGGAATGGAAGTGCCTAAAAAAGAAGATGTCACTGATGCATTGGCTGTAACGTTGTGTGGTTTATGGTCAAGCAATTAA
- a CDS encoding ABC transporter permease yields MFSCTSIWAVVLRYMLMLRHDLNFVLGTLYWPLLDIVTWGFLGSWIAQSQAVEFHNYESVALLGILLWQVVGRGCNIICLTFCEELWANNIVNLFSLPLRIGEWMCGIVLFNAIMMFIMSLICMLIVSLLYNISIWYIVSTFLIFLPPLFFSSIWIGFTCLSIVATLGRRAAELGFALAWLLLPFSGAYYPIEILPFWGQIISNYLPMSYIFQGMRKYVIYQQDPTIYLIKGYVLSICYAISAVIFFIYCFNRSKQKGLARLMH; encoded by the coding sequence ATGTTTTCATGCACATCAATTTGGGCAGTAGTATTGCGTTATATGCTTATGCTGAGACATGACCTTAATTTTGTCTTAGGTACACTGTATTGGCCTTTGCTTGATATCGTAACATGGGGATTTCTGGGATCATGGATTGCGCAGTCTCAAGCTGTAGAATTCCATAATTACGAATCGGTTGCATTACTTGGTATTCTTTTATGGCAAGTAGTTGGTCGAGGTTGTAATATTATATGTTTAACATTTTGCGAAGAATTATGGGCAAACAATATAGTTAATTTGTTTTCATTACCGCTGCGAATAGGCGAATGGATGTGTGGTATAGTGCTTTTTAATGCAATAATGATGTTCATCATGAGTCTCATTTGTATGTTGATTGTATCACTCTTATACAATATATCAATATGGTATATAGTATCAACATTTCTCATATTCCTACCGCCACTCTTTTTTTCCAGTATTTGGATTGGATTTACGTGTCTAAGTATTGTGGCGACATTAGGTAGACGTGCAGCAGAACTTGGATTTGCTCTTGCATGGTTATTATTACCATTTAGTGGAGCATACTATCCAATTGAAATATTACCTTTTTGGGGCCAAATTATAAGCAATTATTTACCTATGAGCTATATATTTCAAGGTATGCGGAAATATGTGATATATCAACAAGATCCAACCATCTATTTAATTAAGGGATATGTATTGAGCATCTGTTATGCAATAAGTGCGGTTATATTTTTTATTTATTGTTTTAATCGCAGTAAACAAAAAGGGTTAGCTCGATTAATGCATTAA
- a CDS encoding ABC transporter ATP-binding protein: MIGFLGPNGAGKTTTIQMLLGTLTPSSGLISYFGVNFADYRIVALKKIGYASGYDMLPKRLTVIENLNIIGNIYGIAKLHRMHQIEKLLKTFGMWHMRDRQIGSLSAGQVTRVMLVKAFISNPEIVLLDEPTASLDPDVAYEVRQFILAQRKEREISVLITSHNMGEVSELCDRVLVLKNGSIIANNTPDQLAQLTSNIRVNLTIVTDLKHAIEYVHQLQLRYSVQANNLTIELDEHAIASFLANLGDRKIIYSHISIDRPTLEDYFLSIAK; the protein is encoded by the coding sequence ATTATTGGTTTTCTCGGGCCAAACGGTGCAGGAAAAACAACGACGATTCAAATGCTTTTAGGGACTTTAACGCCGAGTAGTGGATTAATTAGTTATTTTGGAGTTAATTTTGCAGATTATCGTATTGTTGCGCTCAAAAAAATTGGCTATGCAAGTGGATATGATATGTTGCCTAAACGATTAACAGTAATTGAAAATCTTAATATCATAGGGAATATTTATGGTATTGCTAAGTTACATCGAATGCATCAGATTGAAAAGTTATTAAAAACTTTTGGAATGTGGCATATGCGGGATCGACAAATTGGATCTCTTTCTGCTGGTCAGGTAACACGTGTTATGCTTGTCAAAGCTTTTATCTCAAATCCAGAAATTGTATTACTTGATGAACCGACAGCTTCTCTTGATCCAGATGTTGCATATGAAGTGCGTCAATTTATTTTGGCACAACGTAAAGAACGCGAAATATCTGTTTTGATTACTTCACATAATATGGGCGAAGTATCTGAACTTTGTGATCGTGTGCTTGTGCTTAAAAACGGAAGCATTATTGCTAATAATACACCAGACCAACTTGCACAGTTAACATCAAATATCCGTGTTAATTTAACCATTGTGACTGATCTAAAACATGCTATAGAATATGTTCATCAATTGCAACTGAGATATAGTGTACAAGCAAATAATTTAACCATTGAACTTGACGAACATGCCATTGCATCATTTCTGGCAAATTTGGGTGATCGTAAAATTATCTATTCACATATCTCTATTGATAGACCAACACTTGAAGATTATTTTTTAAGCATTGCAAAATAA